The Ranitomeya imitator isolate aRanImi1 chromosome 3, aRanImi1.pri, whole genome shotgun sequence genome has a window encoding:
- the LOC138671635 gene encoding histone H1-like, which produces MLDHTHRINVYEDRTVKRMLDTSDSSKTRLDASDSKDHLRSRLYHTALPTDTTAAAIQPQVPRVQPTKRDTSQSTLKFISTRSETSYSLQMDTKCLQVEHLHSGRGPKQAALASLPRKGLPLSPMQKLRRRKQAEQEAKKQKEPVCKQNKKQKEPACKQIEKEKEPACKQSKKQKEPACKQIETQIQHPCE; this is translated from the exons atgttggatcacacacaccgtatcaacgtgtatgaagacagaacagtaaaacggatgctAGACACCAGCGATAGCAGTAAAACCAGGCTAGATGCCAGCGATAGCAAAGACCACTTACGCAGCCGCTTGTACCATACCGCACTGCCTACAGATACTACAGCGGCCGCAATACAGCCACAAGTACCGAGAGTACAGCCCACCAAGCGCGACACGTCTCAGTCCACGCTGAAGTTCAtttctacccgctctgagacgtcctacagcttGCAAATGGACACAAAATGTCTGCAAGTTGAGCATCTTCACTCGGGACGAGGTCCCAAACAAGCTGCATtggcaagtcttcctcgaaaaggtctgccACTCTCGCCcatgcagaagctgaggcggcgaaa acaagcagagcaagaagcaaagaagcagaaagagcccgtctGCAAGCAgaacaagaagcagaaagagcctgcctgcaagcagatagagaaggagaaagagcccgcctgcaagcagagcaagaagcagaaagagcccgcttgTAAgcagatagagacgcagatacagcacccCTGTGAGTGA